Proteins found in one Deltaproteobacteria bacterium genomic segment:
- a CDS encoding S41 family peptidase yields the protein MKSLKKILLFSFLFLSLAFAASVYAFSDKIYQSLEQFSKILHYVEENYVDEVDESKLILGAIKGMLATLDPHTFYLSPDFYKELRADTAGKFGGVGLEVSIKEDVLTIVSPMEGSPADRAGIQPGDKIIRIDGKLTHDMNLVDAVKNMRGSNKTKVVLTLFREGWKSTRDFTLTREIINVKSVKAELLEQKYLYAKINTFQERTAQDLQKAIEVNQKKSGGLQGLIIDLRNNPGGLLDEAVSVSDLFVKEGVLVSVKGRVGKPEDRKATGKAPYADLPMVVLVNAGSASASEIFAGAMQDYGRAFVMGTKSFGKGSVQTVMELGNGAGLKLTIARYYTPKGRKIDGKGVLPDEIVALPKTENKKAEEDEILPAAKEDSQKQAALRHLKQMEQK from the coding sequence TTGAAGTCCTTAAAAAAAATATTACTGTTTTCCTTTCTGTTCCTCTCCCTGGCCTTTGCAGCCTCGGTCTACGCCTTTAGCGATAAGATCTACCAGTCTCTCGAACAGTTTTCTAAAATTTTGCATTATGTTGAAGAAAACTATGTCGATGAAGTGGACGAGTCCAAACTCATTTTAGGTGCCATCAAGGGGATGTTGGCTACTTTAGATCCTCATACTTTTTATTTGAGCCCCGATTTTTATAAAGAGCTTCGAGCCGATACTGCGGGGAAGTTTGGTGGTGTGGGTTTGGAAGTCAGTATCAAAGAGGATGTTTTGACGATTGTGTCTCCCATGGAAGGGAGCCCCGCAGATAGGGCAGGGATACAGCCTGGCGATAAAATCATTCGCATTGATGGCAAACTGACTCACGACATGAATCTGGTGGATGCCGTGAAAAATATGCGTGGTTCCAACAAAACCAAAGTGGTGCTCACCTTATTTCGTGAGGGTTGGAAGAGCACCAGGGATTTCACTCTGACTCGGGAAATTATCAATGTGAAGAGCGTGAAGGCTGAATTGTTGGAACAAAAATATCTCTACGCCAAAATTAATACCTTTCAGGAGAGAACTGCGCAAGATTTGCAGAAAGCCATCGAGGTGAATCAAAAGAAATCGGGCGGCCTGCAAGGTCTCATTATCGATTTGCGCAATAACCCGGGGGGCTTGCTGGATGAGGCAGTGAGTGTCAGTGATTTGTTTGTAAAAGAAGGGGTCCTTGTTTCCGTAAAAGGGCGTGTAGGAAAACCCGAAGATCGCAAGGCCACAGGGAAGGCTCCCTATGCCGATTTGCCAATGGTTGTTTTGGTGAATGCAGGTTCTGCCTCGGCCTCTGAAATTTTTGCAGGAGCCATGCAAGATTACGGAAGGGCCTTTGTGATGGGAACCAAAAGTTTTGGAAAAGGTTCTGTACAAACCGTGATGGAACTTGGTAATGGGGCTGGACTTAAACTGACTATTGCCCGCTACTATACGCCCAAGGGTCGCAAGATTGATGGGAAGGGAGTGCTTCCGGATGAGATCGTAGCACTTCCAAAAACAGAAAATAAAAAGGCTGAAGAAGATGAAATTCTTCCTGCTGCCAAAGAAGATAGCCAAAAACAGGCCGCTTTAAGGCACTTGAAACAAATGGAGCAAAAATAA
- a CDS encoding glutathione S-transferase family protein, whose amino-acid sequence MPMSPYCHRVRIALAEKQLDCQSVGIDLFKKENKTEQFLRLNPLGKVPVLVDEGLILAESLVINQYLEEEYPYPALMPEDAQSRALVRLWSAQIDAMVFTPGIQILRAEWARDKGESLEEESLEEFRAIIQQFFVHAARALKNQDFLVGAYSLADIAFAPMVFKLEKMKVAVPQELPQVAAWVKRLVTRASVNTTKA is encoded by the coding sequence ATGCCAATGTCCCCGTACTGCCATCGCGTTCGTATTGCCTTGGCAGAGAAGCAACTCGATTGCCAAAGTGTTGGGATCGATTTGTTTAAAAAGGAAAATAAAACAGAGCAATTTTTGCGATTAAATCCTCTCGGGAAAGTTCCCGTGTTGGTGGATGAAGGTTTGATCTTGGCAGAATCCCTTGTGATCAATCAATACCTGGAAGAAGAGTATCCTTATCCCGCTCTAATGCCCGAAGACGCCCAGTCTCGTGCCTTGGTACGATTGTGGTCTGCTCAAATCGACGCCATGGTTTTCACTCCCGGCATCCAGATACTCAGGGCAGAATGGGCACGCGACAAAGGTGAGAGTCTCGAAGAGGAAAGCTTGGAAGAATTTCGTGCGATAATTCAGCAATTTTTTGTACATGCCGCTCGTGCCTTAAAGAATCAGGATTTCCTTGTTGGTGCGTATTCCTTGGCCGATATTGCCTTTGCTCCCATGGTTTTCAAATTAGAGAAAATGAAAGTTGCTGTTCCTCAAGAATTGCCTCAGGTGGCTGCCTGGGTGAAACGGTTGGTGACTCGAGCGAGTGTGAACACCACCAAAGCCTAA
- a CDS encoding transglutaminase domain-containing protein, whose translation MPRDLLQFFESQVYSDLVTLEHLSESKQCNFSSDEIKALSKRLFSTIDKPEKKVRLAYEYIRNQILYAFEPWQDSVLQTLQKKRGNCFHKSNVMAALLRSQGIPCVFSAFYIHKKSFSWFLEPDFLERLPEESIHVYVEVFLQNAWRRYVDTSLDVRLKQKVFAQGIDPFDCVMLEKPIRRFFTPEEICEWMKKQKPALALNELSQDLIEKMNACFEKVRGV comes from the coding sequence TTGCCTAGGGATCTTCTCCAATTTTTTGAATCTCAGGTTTACAGCGATTTAGTCACGCTTGAGCATTTGTCTGAAAGCAAACAATGTAATTTTTCTTCGGATGAAATCAAGGCTCTTTCCAAAAGGCTTTTTTCAACGATCGATAAACCTGAAAAAAAAGTTCGACTTGCCTACGAATACATCCGCAATCAAATTCTTTATGCCTTTGAACCCTGGCAGGATAGCGTTCTGCAAACCTTGCAAAAAAAGCGGGGGAATTGCTTTCACAAAAGTAATGTCATGGCCGCTTTGCTGCGTTCGCAAGGTATTCCCTGTGTTTTTTCTGCCTTTTATATTCACAAGAAAAGTTTCTCCTGGTTTTTAGAGCCTGATTTCTTAGAAAGACTTCCGGAAGAAAGCATCCATGTGTATGTAGAGGTTTTCCTGCAAAATGCCTGGCGGCGCTATGTCGACACTTCTCTCGATGTTCGCTTAAAACAAAAAGTTTTTGCTCAAGGCATCGACCCTTTTGATTGTGTGATGCTAGAAAAACCCATCCGGCGTTTTTTTACACCAGAAGAAATTTGCGAATGGATGAAAAAACAAAAGCCGGCTCTGGCGCTGAATGAGTTGTCTCAGGATCTTATTGAGAAGATGAATGCATGTTTTGAGAAGGTGAGAGGAGTCTAA
- a CDS encoding DUF1343 domain-containing protein, with the protein MKLGIDQIQKFFQKLSGKKIGILCHGASVNSKYQHLLKLLEETKRGPILSALFGPEHGLWGVAQDMEAVADCTLPSPVSSPQGGGKSVPIHSLYGNELKSLQPKFEWMEGLDAVICDLQDVGARYYTFVYTIAFVMKACAAKGIPLYVLDRPNPLGGETVEGNLIEAGFESFVGAFPITNRHGMTVGELCQMFNREDPVLRGNDKAADLRIVRLKDWKRKHYLDDTDAAWVLPSPNMPTLDTALVYPGMCLIEATEISEGRGTTKPFEIFGAPFIDPQKLKNYLDQKFKLPGVFFRPLYFKPTFQKHAHEVCGGLQLHVTHRKKFRPYLTGLAIVKALQDLYPKDFQWREKPYEFVKDIPAIDLLTGSAQFRLALEKGKSWKDILGFYEKGKEKFLKQRKEYLLY; encoded by the coding sequence ATGAAACTCGGTATCGATCAAATCCAAAAATTTTTTCAAAAACTCTCCGGCAAAAAAATTGGCATTTTATGCCACGGCGCTAGCGTCAACTCCAAATATCAACATCTCTTAAAATTATTGGAAGAAACAAAGAGAGGCCCCATTTTGAGTGCGCTTTTTGGCCCAGAACATGGCCTTTGGGGCGTGGCGCAGGATATGGAAGCGGTGGCAGATTGTACTCTCCCCTCACCTGTATCCTCTCCCCAAGGAGGGGGAAAATCGGTACCCATTCACAGCTTATATGGAAATGAATTGAAAAGCCTGCAACCCAAATTCGAATGGATGGAGGGCTTGGATGCAGTGATTTGTGATCTTCAAGATGTGGGTGCCCGCTACTATACTTTTGTATACACCATCGCTTTTGTGATGAAGGCCTGTGCGGCAAAAGGAATTCCGTTGTATGTATTGGACCGACCTAATCCCCTAGGGGGCGAGACCGTTGAAGGGAATTTAATTGAAGCAGGTTTTGAATCTTTTGTGGGGGCCTTTCCGATTACCAATCGCCATGGAATGACCGTGGGAGAGTTGTGTCAGATGTTTAACCGTGAAGATCCCGTCCTTCGAGGGAATGACAAAGCGGCAGACTTGAGAATTGTTCGCCTAAAAGATTGGAAACGAAAACATTACCTCGATGATACGGATGCCGCTTGGGTTCTACCTTCCCCCAATATGCCTACGCTGGACACGGCCCTGGTTTATCCGGGAATGTGTTTAATCGAAGCCACAGAAATTTCAGAAGGACGAGGGACCACCAAACCCTTCGAAATTTTTGGTGCCCCTTTTATTGATCCACAAAAATTAAAAAACTATCTGGATCAAAAATTTAAATTGCCCGGAGTTTTTTTTCGTCCTCTGTATTTCAAACCCACTTTTCAAAAACACGCCCATGAAGTTTGTGGAGGCCTACAATTGCATGTGACCCATCGTAAAAAATTCAGGCCCTATTTGACGGGGCTGGCGATTGTGAAGGCATTGCAGGATCTTTATCCGAAAGATTTTCAATGGAGAGAAAAACCTTACGAATTTGTAAAAGATATTCCTGCCATCGATCTACTGACCGGCTCTGCCCAATTTCGACTGGCCTTGGAAAAAGGAAAAAGCTGGAAAGATATTTTAGGGTTTTATGAAAAGGGGAAGGAGAAGTTTTTGAAGCAGAGGAAGGAGTATTTGTTGTATTAG